A window of Calonectris borealis chromosome 3, bCalBor7.hap1.2, whole genome shotgun sequence contains these coding sequences:
- the LOC142079936 gene encoding zona pellucida sperm-binding protein 2-like yields MGVDDRVIVNPEEKNYLLEHNETHIRITIPIGAEGGKLKSSISGGVYGVIYSIDLFLEHTWTDADWQTTKYTVIKSVTTPFMPQIPTVINNTLPEERLFNVAFGHFLPDVSLVAIAIGNVPFTLREAQHHGFKIYETPFSNRMKEFILEVSFDDPYVLKEYVNRNETKYTLLVNYTISVGPEMTLYYHSAELECVIADIELPEAVGYCDEENLYLAIPTFGLHQYWNLYLGNKLLNRHVALTNGYLAATNSTHLILQIPLFAVGVIYEEVSFQKIKARFDVALRKVRTMETLQMFSVSCSFNSSAFIICHPDGTVMISAQMKTVPAIDMSKTKLRDSSCKPREYNEGHAFFKFHVTTCGTSVRFEGDHIIYENEISYEKETLPGQSIPIITRDPDYRLTVLCYYRAKETLVLGAFASDPSTSPPFGSGTMVPRSNIAVYRRIRQALNVVSRVSKDESFMEFYEPNMAILKRPVEPVFLEVELKDESPNVELHLENCWVTRSLDFNSTPRWNISVDGCEINGSEYVAEFCPVAVSPRVRYPSHFKRLAVRTLAHRLEQVYVHCLVAACSPTDTLPGSPCRGQCSSSRERKALPGHCSTNLRGYVLAGPVWVVDPDLR; encoded by the exons atgggaGTCGATGATCGAGTCATAGTAAATCCGGAGGAGAAGAACTACTTACTGGAGCACAACGAAACACACATCAGAATAACTATCCCTATTGGAGCAGAAGGAGGCAAGCTAAAG AGCTCCATTTCTGGTGGTGTATATGGAGTCATTTACAGTATTGACTTGTTTTTGGAGCACACGTGGACAGATGCAGATTGGCAAACCACGAAGTATACTGTCATCAAATCCGTCACCACACCTTTCATGCCACAAATACCAACTGTTATCAACA ATACTCTGCCAGAGGAAAGGCTATTTAATGTTGCATTTGGACACTTTCTTCCCGATGTCTCTCTGGTGGCAATAGCAATAGGAAATGTGCCATTTACCCTGAGGGAAGCACAGCACCATGGGTTTAAGATTTATGAAACTCCCTTTTCTAATAGAATGAAAGAATTTATCCTGGAAGTCTCTTTTGATGATCCATATGTTCTGAAGGAG tatgtgaatagaaatgaaacaaaatacacCCTCCTCGTTAACTACACTATAAGCGTGGGTCCAGAGATGACACTCTATTATCATTCGGCAGAGCTGGAGTGTGTGATTGCTGATATCG AACTACCAGAAGCAGTTGGTTACTGTGATGAGGAAAACTTGTACCTAGCCATCCCTACTTTTGGCTTGCACCAGTATTGGAACCTGTATCTTGGTAACAAGCTCCTGAACCGGCACGTTGCGCTTACCAATGGGTATCTTGCAGCTACCAATTCTACACACCTGATCTTGCAGATACCTCTGTTTGCTGTGGGAGTTATCTATGAG GAAGTGTCCTTTCAGAAAATTAAAGCAAGGTTTGATGTTGCCCTAAGGAAAGTGAGAACCATGGAGACCTTACAGATGTTCTCCGTTAGCTGCAGTTTTAATTCTTCAGCATTTATAA TATGCCACCCAGATGGTACCGTAATGATATCTGCCCAAATGAAGACAGTTCCTGCCATTGATATGAGTAAAACCAAACTAAGGGATAGCTCTTGCAAGCCTAGAGAGTATAATGAAGGACATGCCTTCTTCAAGTTCCATGTCACTACCTGTGGCACTTCAGTAAGG TTTGAAGGTGATCAcattatttatgaaaatgaaatctcttaTGAGAAAGAAACTCTTCCGGGACAGAGTATACCGATAATCACAAGAGATCCAGACTACAG GCTAACAGTCTTGTGCTACTATCGAGCAAAAGAGACCTTAGTGCTAGGGGCCTTCGCTAGTGATCCATCCACATCACCTCCCTTTGGCTCTGGTACGATGGTGCCAAGATCAAATATTGCAG taTACAGAAGGATAAGACAAGCCCTGAATGTAGTTTCAAGAGTGTCCAAAG ATGAATCTTTCATGGAATTCTATGAGCCCAACATGGCAATACTCAAGCGTCCTGTGGAGCCTGTGTTTCTCGAGGTGGAGCTGAAAGACGAGAGCCCCAATGTTGAGTTACACCTGGAAAACTGCTGGGTAACCCGGTCTCTAGACTtcaacagcaccccaagatggAACATCAGTGTGGATGG GTGTGAGATTAACGGCAGTGAGTATGTTGCAGAGTTCTGTCCAGTAGCTGTTAGCCCCAGGGTGAGATACCCTTCTCATTTTAAAAGGCTAGCAGTAAGGACCCTGGCACATCGACTGGAACAG gtGTATGTGCACTGTTTGGTGGCAGCGTGCTCTCCCACCGACACACTACCTGGCAGCCCCTGCAGAGGACAGTGCAGCtcaagcagggagaggaagg CCCTTCCAGGTCACTGTTCAACCAATCTCCGGGGCTACGTACTTGCTGGACCAGTCTGGGTTGTTGATCCAGATCTAAGATGA